The Gammaproteobacteria bacterium nucleotide sequence CGGATCAATTGGAGTCACGAGCTGAGACAGACAGCACCAAGGCAAGCAGGGATTCTGCCCTGACGCGTTTACGTGATCGGTTGATCAGCGGTCTTGGTAAGTAGTAGCGGCAGCATAGGTATATAAGCCAGAATGGAAAGCTTTTTCTTCGGCGACACTGATCGTATGTTATATGGTGTCTTCCACGCCGCGTCACAGGAGCGTTACAGGAATAGATCGGTCTTGCTATTGTATCCGGTCGGCCATGAGTACATGCAAATTCATAGGGCTTATCGCAGGTTGGCTGATTCGCTTTCAGATTTGGGTTTCGACGTACTGCGCTTCGATTACGCCTGCACAGGCGACTCTTTTGGCAACTTTGCAGAGGCAACAATAGATCAGTGGGCTGATAGCGCAGTGGTTGCCTACGATGAATTGCAGACAATGTCACCTGGGGCAAGAATTGATGTCGTTGCCCTTCGGCTAGGTACAGTGATAGCGAGACAACTCGCACAGCATCGTAAAATCCAGCGACTGGTACTGTGGGAGCCAAATTATTCAGACGCTTACTATTGGCAACAGACGGTAGACGTGATCAAGGATAAGGGTACGACGCGAGAAAATTTCATTGAGGGGGATGTTTTGCACCTCAATGGTTTCGCCTACGGACCATCGATAGGAAACAGCCTGCAATTAGGTAGCTGGGACAAATTTCCTGAAACCAGTGTCGCCGAAGTGCTCGTTGTGAGTGCTCGAGAAGAGTCGGTTTTTGCGGACTTCAAAAAAGTATTCAGTACCCGGGGCAAGCTGGAGGTTAGCAGTGTTACCGGGCCTGACGACTGGATGGCTGCGGATCCAGATGGCGGCATTATCCTGCCAGAGCCTTCTATAGTGAAGATTAGGCAATGGCTGTCTGCATGACATACTCTGAGCGAGTCATTTCAGTCGGCGCACCAACTCCATTGTCTGGAGTGTTTACTACTCCCGGAAGTACGCCCACGAAATCGCCTGCCTTGATCTTGCTGAATTCGGGATTAATGCATCGCGTAGGGACCTGTAATTTGTCAGTAAAGTTAGCAAGAGCTATCGCTAAAAACGGCATTCGGGCTTATCGATTTGACTCATCAGGTATTGGAGATAGTGAAACCAGGGCTTTTGGGGGATCATACGAGGAAAGACTGGTTAGTGAGATAATTGAGGTGATGGACGAGCTGTCGTTGCAGGAAGGAATAACGCAGTTTGTATTATGCGGTTTGTGTTCTGGCGCCGATTCAGCGCTGGCCACCGCCGCCGTAGATCCGCGAGTGGTCGGGATCGTACAGCTGGATCCGATGTTTTTCAGAATACTAAAATGGTACTTTTACCATTACTACCCAAGGGTATTGGATATTAATTGCTGGCTCGGGAAGTTCAA carries:
- a CDS encoding alpha/beta hydrolase — encoded protein: MSVKLARAIAKNGIRAYRFDSSGIGDSETRAFGGSYEERLVSEIIEVMDELSLQEGITQFVLCGLCSGADSALATAAVDPRVVGIVQLDPMFFRILKWYFYHYYPRVLDINCWLGKFKRLFGRDGPSENLPSDYLLPETLENARYDPDRQSLTSAYEKLVNRGVKVLVVMTTGQKYCYNSRGQFREGFGKVNFGSLLEEHYLPQAQHIISAPEDQEFVVNLVKHWSVWDQ